The Apium graveolens cultivar Ventura chromosome 10, ASM990537v1, whole genome shotgun sequence nucleotide sequence TGTGTAcctattatatttttaatatttttatgaaCACCCCTATTGCttaacaaataaattaaaataaatgtaAAACCCCTGCCGCAGAAATCAGGATGATACAGTTATCTTTGTGTAATCCTGGTAAAGTTGGGTAATGGAAAGTAAATATGTCGTCCTTGTATCCACTTGTTTGCAATTACTTAAGGGGCGCATAGCCAATTGAATCAATTTTTTTGCTGCACCAAGTATTTAAAAGCATTTGGTAATGCAGAAGACAGTGTAATAATTTTCAGTGACATAAAAGAGTTCCATTAATAATATAGTGTTTGCTGTCAGTGTGTTACGGATTCATGCATTAAAAGATTAAACAGAAATTCGTAAATCAGAGCACAAAATCATTCCCAATAATTCAAATTTTCAATGCCTGCCTGATCATTCCAGCAACATGGCAAAGATGACAAAACCAGATTGTTGAGGGCTTGTGGTTCTGGGCCTTCTGGCAATCAAAATTAGGCCAGTGGTAGCTTCACATTAAGAAACAAGTAGATGGGAAACTAAAAATTGCACCATTTCATTTCATTAAAATTCTACTGTTTCTTTTTACATACCCTGAAATATTAATTCTCAACAGCTCAACCAACATAGAAGATGCCAGAATATGTAAGAGGCAAGATACACGAGTTGTGACCTTGCCCTATACAGAAATTACATAAAATGCAGACTACTTACGTCGAAGGGACTTCATAGAAACTACAAATTGAGGAAGCCAACGTTAACTGGATGCTATGTACACAAAACAAAGGCTACTTATTCGAGGGATGTCCTGCAAACCGGGGAGCCAATCTTAAGAAGCCAACATTCAACGCGGCTGCTGGATGCGACGGTTATAGGATTTTGGGCTCACAGACTTGGCTGCCTTCTCCCAGTACTTTGCTGATTGCAATGTGGACCTGGGACTTTGTTCCTTGAAAGAATTTGACAGGCTGAGACTCTTCATTAGTGCCACTGGATCAACCTTTTCATGTTCTGGTTTGTGCAAatgaaaattaatcaattaacgTGGAACTTCAGTATTAGAAACCAATATGTTTGTCAACTTGAAACATTTAGACGTGCCATCATATAacaaatacctttatgctaaaTAAATTTTACTATACTAATAAGCAGTGTTCTGTTCAAATTAGAAAGCACAGGTGATAGCTGTAATTCTGGTTTTTGGTTTTAGGTCCGTAGGGATTAGTCCAGTTTTTTAGTCTTGTGACTGTGTCTAGTAGCTTGATGACTGTTAAGGGCTAAGGGGACACGTGGGAGGCAGGGAAAGAGTGATAGGGTGCCTGGGTGAGTGACACGTGTAAAGTGGGGGTAAAGGATAAGATCACAGAGAAGTTTACGGCAGCCTAGGGCTAGGCTTACGGCAACCGAGGGCATGACCCATGCCCTCGGTGGGCGTAGCCGTAGGCCTTTAATCCCTATATACCACATCCAGATGTGGCGCTAGGGTCCCTCGTTGGGCACCTAAAGGGGAATGTTCCATAGGCGTATGGTATTATAAAGTCATCAACAGGTATAACAGATTCATACTCAATCATCTATTTTCTGGTCAATTAAATACTGACCCAGACAGTTCTGTAGCTAGCTAAATTTTATGTGAAGATATCGTAACGTCATTTAGCAACATACCACTTCCAGGAGTTTCCTTCAAAGCAGACAAAGATGACTTCTTTCCTGCTTCTGCTTCAGATGATTGTATAAATTGCTCAAACTGCGTCTCCATGTTAAGAATTTCTTCTTCAGTACCAAGATCAATTGCATCAGGCAGCAAGTTGACAATGTCTTCCAAGTCATCTTCATCATATCCATGAAAATCATCGTCCTCGTGTTGCTGGCTGAGCCAGTAGTTATGGAACCATGTAGAGGTTGTCACCAATTGCCACCATTCTGGCGAGAAGTCCTCCACTTGACGAAGAGCAGCTGGAATAAAGAGTGGGGCATTTGGATTCAAGGCAGACTTTTCCTTGGAGACTAATTCCATTCTTACCTTTCAGTCTTTAGCAATTATATTTTTTTGCGAAGCAGACTTGACTCTTGAGTAGTTTCGTAGTCTATAAGATGAAGAAACAAGTGAAATCAGGTTCTAACATACATCAGTGTATCAATCAACTACGTAATACACCTGAATATAAAGCCAACGAAAAATTTGTGCTACTTAAATCCACTTGTAAGAGGTGTTTATAAGCAAAACCAAGCAACCTACAAGCACTCAAAAGTAATAACATGTAGTTCGATTAATATGATCCATTTAAGGCCTACTGGAAATC carries:
- the LOC141693890 gene encoding protein EARLY RESPONSIVE TO DEHYDRATION 15-like, translating into MELVSKEKSALNPNAPLFIPAALRQVEDFSPEWWQLVTTSTWFHNYWLSQQHEDDDFHGYDEDDLEDIVNLLPDAIDLGTEEEILNMETQFEQFIQSSEAEAGKKSSLSALKETPGSEHEKVDPVALMKSLSLSNSFKEQSPRSTLQSAKYWEKAAKSVSPKSYNRRIQQPR